A single genomic interval of Verrucomicrobiota bacterium harbors:
- a CDS encoding response regulator transcription factor has protein sequence MAARKIRLLLVDDHPFVREGIKSHLATEAGIAIVGEAGNGEEALRQAARLKPEVVLMDISMPGMSGLEAISRLRKKAPRARVLVLTMHDNREYITQVFRLGARGFVRKDSSPDELVRAIRAVSAGEVFCGPGVSSVLVEELAQGSPGDARPAHAFALSDREREVLVHVAEGLSNKDIARRLGVGVRTVETHREHIMHKLDIHTVAGLTRFAVAQGMVQ, from the coding sequence ATGGCCGCTCGAAAAATTCGCCTGTTACTTGTGGACGATCACCCATTCGTGCGCGAGGGCATCAAGTCCCACCTGGCTACGGAAGCCGGGATTGCGATTGTCGGCGAAGCCGGCAACGGCGAAGAAGCCCTGCGGCAGGCGGCGCGGTTGAAGCCCGAGGTCGTGCTCATGGACATCAGCATGCCGGGCATGAGCGGACTGGAAGCCATCTCGCGCTTGCGGAAAAAAGCGCCCCGAGCCCGCGTCTTGGTGCTCACCATGCACGACAATCGCGAATACATCACGCAAGTTTTCCGGCTCGGTGCGCGCGGCTTCGTGCGGAAGGACAGTTCGCCCGATGAACTGGTGCGCGCCATTCGCGCCGTAAGCGCGGGTGAGGTCTTTTGCGGTCCTGGAGTGTCGAGCGTTCTGGTGGAGGAACTCGCTCAGGGCAGCCCCGGTGACGCCCGCCCCGCCCACGCGTTCGCCCTGTCCGACCGTGAACGCGAGGTGTTGGTGCACGTGGCTGAAGGGCTTAGCAACAAGGATATCGCCCGCCGACTTGGGGTCGGGGTGCGCACCGTGGAGACCCACCGCGAGCATATCATGCACAAGCTCGACATCCACACCGTCGCCGGCCTGACGAGGTTTGCGGTCGCGCAGGGCATGGTTCAGTGA